The following are encoded together in the Pleurocapsa sp. FMAR1 genome:
- a CDS encoding glucose-1-phosphate cytidylyltransferase, with translation MKVVLFCGGFGTRLREHSQTVPKPMVEIGYRPMIWHLMRYYAHFGHKDFILCLGYRGDYIKNYFLNYNECLSNNFVLSNGGRTVHLYDNDMEDWRISFIDTGLQNNIGQRLLAVKPYLEGEEVFMANYGDGLSDLDLNLYLDRFYRANKTASFLCVQPSQSFHVVSLEDEAIVEKIEPVSKSDLWINGGFFVFKKEIFDYIEPGEELVVEPFQRLIAKKELIGYRNPGFWACMDTLKEKMIFDQMYTKGQMPWAVWDRSKAQKDNRLLSPPSFYTTPNGSSSVGLRN, from the coding sequence ATGAAAGTCGTTCTATTTTGTGGTGGTTTTGGAACGCGTTTGAGAGAGCATTCTCAAACTGTTCCCAAACCTATGGTAGAGATAGGCTACAGACCGATGATTTGGCATTTGATGCGTTATTACGCTCATTTTGGACACAAAGACTTTATTTTGTGTCTCGGTTATCGGGGTGACTATATCAAAAACTATTTTCTCAATTACAACGAATGTCTATCAAATAACTTTGTTCTCTCAAATGGTGGCAGAACCGTACATCTTTACGATAACGACATGGAAGATTGGCGAATTTCCTTTATCGATACGGGATTGCAAAATAATATCGGGCAGAGATTGTTGGCGGTGAAGCCCTACTTAGAAGGTGAAGAAGTATTCATGGCTAACTATGGCGATGGACTTAGCGATCTAGATCTCAATCTATACCTCGATCGCTTTTACAGAGCTAATAAAACAGCCAGTTTCTTGTGCGTACAGCCTTCCCAATCTTTTCACGTTGTGTCCTTAGAAGATGAGGCTATAGTAGAAAAGATTGAACCTGTGAGCAAATCCGATTTATGGATCAATGGCGGCTTTTTTGTCTTTAAAAAAGAAATTTTTGACTATATCGAACCTGGAGAGGAGTTGGTTGTAGAACCTTTTCAACGCTTGATCGCTAAAAAAGAACTCATTGGCTATAGAAATCCAGGTTTCTGGGCGTGTATGGATACTCTCAAAGAAAAAATGATCTTCGACCAAATGTACACCAAAGGACAAATGCCTTGGGCTGTTTGGGATCGTTCTAAAGCTCAAAAAGATAATAGGTTATTATCGCCTCCAAGTTTTTACACTACTCCTAATGGTTCTTCTTCTGTAGGGTTGAGAAATTAA